Below is a genomic region from Citrobacter tructae.
GGCGAGAACTTGAACCTTACACACGCACGGCTGAGTTAACGTTACCTGAGGGATAATGGTGTACATTTCACCTTGTTGGGTTGTATTGAACGTGATTTGATTTGATAGCGCGGCAATAAGTAATAGCGTATGCATGATATTCTCCCGAAAAAAAACAGGGCTTTCGCCCTGTTTATTCTCAGTCAGAAGACTGAATTAATGTTGGTTAGCGGTGGCGTTGTTGCCAAAACCAACCTGACGAACCAGAACATTGGAGTCAGACGCTGTCTGATTAACCACTGCGCCGTTGCGACCACCGTATTGGGTCACGCTAATATCAGCATTTTTAGCATTCCACTGATTAATGTCAGCGCTGTTATTGAAGCCAGTTTGTTTCAGACTAATGGTACTGTCATCAGCACCTTGTCCGACGGTTGCCCCGTTACCACGACCGTGCTGGGTGATGGTCACATCGGATTTACGTGCATCACTTTGCAGCGCATTCGCAATGTTGCCAGAACCATACTGGTAAATACTCATTGAAGAGTCCGGGCCATTGTTATTACCACCGCCATGATGATTGCCGCCCCATTGCGGAACAACACCAGCCAGAGCACTGCCAGAAACTACGATTGCTGCGAATGCTGCCACTTTTAAAAGTTTCATGGTAAACCCCCATCGGATTGATTTAAACGTCGTTAATGGATTAGCGTTGAGTTACGCGAATGGCCATTTGCGACTGTCTCTGCACCACAACTGCTGTTTTTTGTGTACCGTACTGGGTAATATTTGCTTTATTACCAGAGCCTTTCTGGATAATAACCGCCGTATTACCGTAAGAGCCTTGTTTAATACTCGCATCATTGGAACTACCCGCCTGATCAATATATGCAAGATTATATGATCCTGTCTGATCTATTCTAGCCCGGTTACCTGCGCCGTCTTGAGAAATAACAGACAATAGCTTCGAGCCCGATTGGCGTGTATTTGCACTGTTCGCAGTACCAACTTGACCAATAATGGCTGCCTGATTAAATGAAGACTTGCTTAATTCATTTACCGCAAAGTTATATTCTGAATTAGCCATATCATAACTTGTTGCGGATGCAATCCCAGGCACACCCAGCATTGTAAACATCATAAATAACAACTTGTTTTTCATGTTGTCACCCTGGACCTGGTCGTACATGAAGTTAAATTATTTACCACTCAAGTTTTGTTGTTAACGTGACTTATTTTTGTTAACGCCGCGTTACGATGAAGAGTATGTCCGTTGAAACATTTTAAATAACTCACCCACGAGTGGTATTTTTATATCCAGATTCACCCCAAAGTACTAATTAACAGCCAATAACGCTGTTATCTGTATAGATTTTATTTCTGGTTCAGCGTGGGGCTTGCATTTCTATGCAGTAACATAAAAAGGCCGTCTTCAACGCATTCAGGGCCTCTCAGCGCGTTGTCTTGATAGTCATTGGCACAAGTCGTGACAAACATCATTTTTTTCTATCGAAAATTGTTCAACGTAAAGTGAGACAAAGAATTAAGAAATCATTAGAATACTAAAACTAAAGAACTATAAATAAAAACCTTTAAAATCAATAAATTGATATAATTTGTATGATTTTTTAAATCTGTGCAATAACAGTAAAATGTACAACTTTCCTATCAAATCTAAACTCAATAAAAACCTCAAAATCACATTTTAATATATAAATTTACATTATGTAACAAGTTTAACACTTGCTTTAAGATTTGTAATAGCTAGATTGAAATCAGTTGAAGTCCATTTGTTTTAATATTTTCACCCCTTCGGGTCGATATTTTATTTCTACACAGCAGTGCAACGTCTGTCAGTACTTCTGGTGCCTCTATTTTAGTAGAGGCAGCTGTCAGGTGTGCGACTATAAAAGTGGAGTTTCATCATGTTTAATGAAGTCCATAGTATTCATGGTCATACATTATTGTTGATCACTAAACCGTCTCTGCAGGCAACTGCATTATTGCAGCATTTAAAGCAATCGCTGGCGCTCACCGGAAAACTACATAATATTCAACGTTCTCTGGACGATATTTCCGCCAGCTGCATTGTTTTACTGGATATGATGGAGGCAGATAAAAAACTGATCCATTACTGGCAAGATAACTTAAGTAGAAAAAACAACAATATAAAGACGTTATTGTTGAATACACCCGATGATTATCCTTACCGGGATATTGAAAACTGGCCGCATATCAATGGTGTGTTTTACGCAGCAGAAGATGAACAGCGTGTTGTGAACGGGTTACAAGGCGTTTTGCGGGGTGAATGCTATTTTTCACAAAAGCTCGCCAGCTACCTGATCACACATTCTGGAAACTACCGTTACAACAGTACAGAGTCGGCATTACTCACGCATCGTGAAAAAGAAATCCTTAATAAACTGCGTATCGGCGCCTCAAATATTGAAATCGCACGCTCACTGTTTATCAGTGAAAATACGGTAAAAACACATCTTTATAATCTTTTCAAAAAGATAGCTGTTAAGAATCGTACGCAGGCGGTCTCGTGGGCTAATGATAACCTCAGGCGATAAAGCCATGAAACGCTATTTAACCTGGATTGTGGCAGCAAATTTATTCCTTGCTGCCGGGAATCTACACGCCGCTGTAGAAGTGGAGGTTCCCGGACTGTTAACCGACCACACTGTCTCTTCGATCGGGCATGATTTTTATCGTGCATTTAGCGACAAGTGGGAAAGTAAGTACACAGGAAACTTAACTATCAATGAAAGGCCCAGTGCACGTTGGGGAAGTTGGATCACCATAACGGTCAATCAGGACGTTATCTTCCAGACTTTTTTATTCCCGACAAAACGAGACTTCGACAAAATCGTGGTCTTCGCACTGGCTGAAACTGAGGAAGCATTAAATCGCCGGCAAATAGATCAAACACTATTAAGCACGAGCGATTTAGCGCGCGATGAATTCTAAAAAATGATTTTGTCCGGAGGCTTTCATGCGTGTCAAACATGCAGTGGTTTTGCTCATGCTAATTTCACCATTAAGTTGGGCCGGAAACATGACGTTCCAGTTCCGCAACCCAAATTTTGGTGGCAACCCTAACAACGGCGCTTTTTTGCTGAATAGTGCGCAGGCGCAAAACTCATATAAAGACCCGAATGGTGATGATTTCGGTTTTGAAACCCCATCAGCACTGGATAACTTTACCCAAGCTATCCAGTCGCAAATTCTCGGTGGCCTGCTCACCAATATTAATACCGGCAAGCCGGGCAGGATGGTAACCAATGAATTTATCATTGATATCGCCAACCGAGATGGACAACTGCAGCTCAATGTCACGGACAGGAAAACGGGGAAAACGTCGACAATAGAAGTGTCGGGTTTGCAAACACAGTCAGCCGATTTCTAAGTTATAGCCACGAAAGGAAAAAATCATGCAGCGCTTACTTATTTTGGTTGCAGTATTTTTACTCAGCGGATGCTTAACCGCCCCGCCACAAGAAGCAGCTAAACCGACATTAATGCCCCGTGCCCAAAGCTATAAAGATTTGACGCACCTGCCAATGCCTACGGGTAAGATCTTTGTGTCGGTTTACAACATTCAGGATGAAACAGGTCAATTCAAACCTTATCCGGCAAGTAACTTCTCAACCGCCGTTCCGCAAAGCGCCACAGCTATGCTCGTCACCGCATTGAAGGATTCACGCTGGTTTGTACCATTGGAGCGCCAGGGATTGCAGAACTTGCTTAACGAACGCAAAATTATTCGTGCGGCACAGGAAAATGGCACTGTTGCAGTGAACAACCGTATTCCGCTTCAGTCTCTGACCGCCGCGAACGTTATGGTAGAAGGGTCTATCATCGGTTATGAAAGCAACGTTAAGTCTGGTGGGGTAGGCGCGCGTTATTTCGGTATTGGCGCAGATACGCAATACCAGCTTGATCAGATTGCGGTTAACCTGCGTGTGGTTAACGTCAGCACCGGCGAGATCCTTTCTTCGGTAAATACCAGTAAGACTATTCTTTCCTATGAAGTACAGGCTGGGGTATTCCGCTTCATTGATTACCAACGTCTTCTGGAAGGTGAAATCGGTTATACCTCTAACGAGCCGGTTATGCTTTGTCTGATGTCAGCCATTGAAACCGGGGTCATTTTCCTGATTAATGACGGGATTGATCGCGGGTTATGGGACTTGCAGGACAAGAAACAGGTCGATAACGATATTCTGGTTAAATACCGTCATTTGTCAGTACCGCCGGAATCCTGATACCCGATATAAAGAAACAATGCGAAAAGCGTGAGGGTAACCTCACGCTTTTTATTATTTATTGGTCAACGAAGGTGATACTCGATTTTCACGGCGGGACGCCAGCCACAGTCCACTGTTCTTCATTGCATAGCCAAACACCAGTCCTACAGCCAGAGAAGGCAGAACCAGCCGCCAGTCCCCCTGCCCTGCAAATGTTGCACATGCACCGATAAACGTGCCCGGCACAAATGAAAGCAACCATTGCTTTGCCTGGATGCACATTAAGAACGCGACAATACCGGTTATGACATAACCGATGATGTCCACATGCGAGGCAAGAGCACTACCGTTAATAATCACCAACGCCCACACCACACCGCTTAGCAGCGTACACGCTGAAATCCACAGCCCTTTCAGCCCACCCTGCGGACAGGCAAAATAGGCTGTACAACCCAAAAAACCCGCCCAACTGAGCAAACCAAGAGAAACGGCCACCCATCCCCAGATCCCGGAGAGAATGCCCGTTGTGATTGCAATAGAGAGAAGTATGTTCATGCCGCGCATCTTAGCAGAAAAACGGCATGAGAATGAGATCGTGCACACATTTTATGCAAGACGACAAATTGCGTTGCAGTATAAAGTGACTTATCTCACACTTACTCTTCTGTATCTTCCTGCAGTTCATCCCACATGGCACTCAGTGCATCACGCGTCAGCGGTGCCATAGTACGCCAGAATGGTGTACTGGCATGCGCTTCCACTTTGCCAAGGAACGTACCACACCACGGGAGCAGATACTCAGTAAATAACGTTTCCAGCGCTTCACTTTCATCTTCAGCAGACTGGTCTTCAAGCCATGACGCAGCCAGCAGCAAGGTACCGATATGATCAGCAGGCGTATCCGCCAGCGGCATACCACGCGCAGAAAGGAATGCGCGAACGTCGGATTCCTTAGCGCCTTCAACCCATGCACTGCGGTAAGGCGGCACCGCACACTCTTCGCCGACAAACAGCGCGTTGTAATCCGCAGCCAACTGCGGCATGTCACAGCTTTTCTGTAAGCGGGCCAGCAGTTCATCTTGCTCCAGAGGCCAGCTTGCAGACAGTTTACCTTCACTGATCAAGGTAAATAGGGGAACCAGTAACGGGTCCTGCGGTTGGCGGTAAAACAACGATCCCAGGACACGGCACAGGATAGAAAACTCGTTCATTGATGTATTCCAGTTAGTCACAATTAAAGTTCAGCAAATTCCGCGATAGGCTCCATGCCGCGCGATTCCAGAAACGCCAGCAAACGTTTCGGCGATACGTTCAAAATTCTGTCTTCCGGGAAGTTCACATCATCCAGAATCTTACGACACTCACCAAATTCCCCTAGTGTAAAGGCAGTATGGGAATCCGATCCTAAAGCCACCCAACCTCCGGCGTCACGAACCGCTGCGGCGACCGCACGGCAGTTGTCTTCACTGCCCTTGCGTGAATGAAGGAATGAGGAGTTATTGATTTCCAGTGCAACCTGGTATTTCGCCGCCGCCTGCGCAATGGCGGTAATATCTACAGGGTATTTCGGATTTCCGGGATGGCTGATGATGTGTACATTGCCACTCGCTATTGTGGCAATCATCGCCTGGGTATTGGTTTCTTTATCGTGTGGTGCAAAAACCGGTTCATGAAAGCCTGCAATGATCAAATCCAGAGAGGTAAACATCGGACCGGAACAGTCGATTTCACCTTCAATATTCTTAATATTCGCTTCAATACCGCGGAGAATTCCCACCCCGTTCACAACACGTGGCCAAATACGCATATTAATAAAGTGCCAGTGATGCGGGGCATCTGCCATGTCTGGCCCGTGATCGGTGATGGCGAACAGCTTGATGCCTTTGCGTTTAGCTTCAGCGATATAATCACTCAGAGTACTGTAGGCGTGGGTGCTGGC
It encodes:
- the csgG gene encoding curli production assembly/transport protein CsgG, with the translated sequence MQRLLILVAVFLLSGCLTAPPQEAAKPTLMPRAQSYKDLTHLPMPTGKIFVSVYNIQDETGQFKPYPASNFSTAVPQSATAMLVTALKDSRWFVPLERQGLQNLLNERKIIRAAQENGTVAVNNRIPLQSLTAANVMVEGSIIGYESNVKSGGVGARYFGIGADTQYQLDQIAVNLRVVNVSTGEILSSVNTSKTILSYEVQAGVFRFIDYQRLLEGEIGYTSNEPVMLCLMSAIETGVIFLINDGIDRGLWDLQDKKQVDNDILVKYRHLSVPPES
- the csgE gene encoding curli production assembly/transport protein CsgE, which encodes MKRYLTWIVAANLFLAAGNLHAAVEVEVPGLLTDHTVSSIGHDFYRAFSDKWESKYTGNLTINERPSARWGSWITITVNQDVIFQTFLFPTKRDFDKIVVFALAETEEALNRRQIDQTLLSTSDLARDEF
- the csgD gene encoding biofilm master transcriptional regulator CsgD, coding for MFNEVHSIHGHTLLLITKPSLQATALLQHLKQSLALTGKLHNIQRSLDDISASCIVLLDMMEADKKLIHYWQDNLSRKNNNIKTLLLNTPDDYPYRDIENWPHINGVFYAAEDEQRVVNGLQGVLRGECYFSQKLASYLITHSGNYRYNSTESALLTHREKEILNKLRIGASNIEIARSLFISENTVKTHLYNLFKKIAVKNRTQAVSWANDNLRR
- a CDS encoding DUF1097 domain-containing protein yields the protein MNILLSIAITTGILSGIWGWVAVSLGLLSWAGFLGCTAYFACPQGGLKGLWISACTLLSGVVWALVIINGSALASHVDIIGYVITGIVAFLMCIQAKQWLLSFVPGTFIGACATFAGQGDWRLVLPSLAVGLVFGYAMKNSGLWLASRRENRVSPSLTNK
- the csgA gene encoding curli major subunit CsgA, producing the protein MKLLKVAAFAAIVVSGSALAGVVPQWGGNHHGGGNNNGPDSSMSIYQYGSGNIANALQSDARKSDVTITQHGRGNGATVGQGADDSTISLKQTGFNNSADINQWNAKNADISVTQYGGRNGAVVNQTASDSNVLVRQVGFGNNATANQH
- the csgB gene encoding curli minor subunit CsgB is translated as MKNKLLFMMFTMLGVPGIASATSYDMANSEYNFAVNELSKSSFNQAAIIGQVGTANSANTRQSGSKLLSVISQDGAGNRARIDQTGSYNLAYIDQAGSSNDASIKQGSYGNTAVIIQKGSGNKANITQYGTQKTAVVVQRQSQMAIRVTQR
- a CDS encoding phosphatase, whose translation is MYPVDLHMHTVASTHAYSTLSDYIAEAKRKGIKLFAITDHGPDMADAPHHWHFINMRIWPRVVNGVGILRGIEANIKNIEGEIDCSGPMFTSLDLIIAGFHEPVFAPHDKETNTQAMIATIASGNVHIISHPGNPKYPVDITAIAQAAAKYQVALEINNSSFLHSRKGSEDNCRAVAAAVRDAGGWVALGSDSHTAFTLGEFGECRKILDDVNFPEDRILNVSPKRLLAFLESRGMEPIAEFAEL
- the csgF gene encoding curli production assembly/transport protein CsgF, which translates into the protein MRVKHAVVLLMLISPLSWAGNMTFQFRNPNFGGNPNNGAFLLNSAQAQNSYKDPNGDDFGFETPSALDNFTQAIQSQILGGLLTNINTGKPGRMVTNEFIIDIANRDGQLQLNVTDRKTGKTSTIEVSGLQTQSADF
- a CDS encoding TorD/DmsD family molecular chaperone, giving the protein MNEFSILCRVLGSLFYRQPQDPLLVPLFTLISEGKLSASWPLEQDELLARLQKSCDMPQLAADYNALFVGEECAVPPYRSAWVEGAKESDVRAFLSARGMPLADTPADHIGTLLLAASWLEDQSAEDESEALETLFTEYLLPWCGTFLGKVEAHASTPFWRTMAPLTRDALSAMWDELQEDTEE